Genomic segment of Leishmania panamensis strain MHOM/PA/94/PSC-1 chromosome 20 sequence:
GAGGCGGATGTTGCTGAGTTCTTTGCCGATTCCGATTGATCAAGCATATGATTGAGAGGGTAATGGGGAACGCCATTGCTGCCTACCAAGACCCCACACTAGCCTCCTCTcctattctctctctctctctcatgctcctcctctctgcacTTGGGTGAAAGCACGAGAGTGGGGAAGAGACAtcctctccgtcttctctctcctttctgtgCCCATGTACAGCTGAGTCGGCATGTCTAGGCGCCtatgtctgtgtgcgtggaggggggagggggtgtccCCGAATGCATTGCATATTTCCCCGTTGCCTCTTACGAGGTGCTTTACATCCTCTAATAATGACGGCGACAAGAGtaaggcagcagcaaagaaagaaagcgcGGGACAGAAGTGAGGAACGGGAATGGGGAGTAGATAAGGTGGGCGTTGTATGTGCAGCTGGCATCCTCTTGCAGTggcacagcacacacacgaaaaaaaagaagagagggggcgaCACATTTCGGTGAACCCTCGGTCGTCTAAAGCAACCACAGCGTTTCTAGCTCCTGTCATGCCCCACACCGCttctgtgtgtttctctcctttcctgtcacctctttccctcgaTATGTCTTGGCCATCCCCTCACCTGTTTGTTGTCGTTGTTGATCTTTCTCACCTGCTCGCATGCAGGTCGTGCggtagaagaagagagcgagagaaacagTAGACACACGGACAGGCATACATTCAtacaggcagagagagtgCAGTGCTATCTGACTCGGTCTGGGTGCGTCTTTTGTGTCCGTGCAGTGCGAGCGTCGACCCTCGGCCGAACAATCGAAGGGCAGCGCACTCGGAACTGAGTTCAAGAAGACACGCAAGCAGCTATGCCCTCGTCATCTCTGCATCTCAGCTCAACACAGGTATTTTGCTCCTCTACGACGCACAGACTCACAACGACAGTGACGCCAACCACCACACTCATCTACACCGCGCATGCCACCAATCGCCTCGCCAGCGCGTCCGCGACGACCAGCTGCCCATTCGTACGCTCGTCACAGGCGGCGAATGTATTCGCCCATCACGCGAAGCTGACCAGCGGTAGCTGTGACGGGGGTACAGGTGGAGGTACGCTCTTTCACCCAACGCGAGCACTTCGAGCTCTTACGCCAGTCACAGTAGCCCACTCCGACACATTCGGCTCCTTTCGGCACCCCAAccgagcagcggtggggatgtggtggcgcagcgccaccgaaACCGTCCCCTGCGCAAGCAATGGCAAACTTGAAAGAGTGAAGGATCCGTTTCAGGGCATCTTCTTGCCAATGCAAGGTTTCACCGAGGTGGAGATGACACGGCGAAGCCCCATTCCACCACCGGACTTCCCGTTGGACAGTCTACCCATCTACGAACCGCATGACAGTAATGGGCCACCGCGCACCAAAATTGGCTTTCACCTCCCCATGCGCACGCTGCCAGCGTCTCTAGCCGTCGACTTCTTCTTTCCGGGGGCAAACCCTAACGACAACCTCCAAGCAGTCAATGTctccagcaacagcagcagcgggggggCTGCAAGCACTGGCACCAGCGCGGActacgacgacgacaacagtACCGGCAGTGAGCTTCAAGAAGATACCTCGAGGCTCACCCGCGCGGGGCACGATAAGGGAGGACTCCCCGCCGCTAACGCTGGCAGTGCGCCTGGCGACACATCCACGGCATTCTGCCGTCTATGTCGCGAAAACTTTGACAGTGATGGAGCATTGCGGGCACACATTACAGTCGCAGACCGGGCACGGCACGTTTCTCACCCGGTGCGCGAGGTCGCACTTGAAACGCTGACGCTACTGGCCGTTCGCGGATACCCCATCGACAATGTGATGACGGTGTGGGCCGACATCCTGTACAACTGCCCGCTGTTTCCGCGTATTCGCGGGATGACAGACCCGCGGTGGTCGATCGAAAAGCGAGCAGCACAAATCGGCACTATCCTGCGGGCCTTAAAGCAGGTCGGAGTGCTTGACGTGGCTCTTGCAACAGCAGAGCTGACGGAGTCGGCGGGTGCGCTCAGCTCGCACTACCGGCGGCGTCGCGTCGCCTTTGATCGGCTGGAGTACATTGGGGACAACTGCTGGGGTACGAACATTTCGAGTCGGATCATGTTGCTGTACCCTGATCAGCAGTGGCTGTATAGCGAAAGATGCAGCACCTTCACGCTGGTGCGTGATGCGTGCGAGATGAACGTCAACCTTGACTTTGTCTTCGACACGCTAGAGCTGTGGCACCTCTTATCAGCTACGGCGCACTCGCGACTAGGGAATGGAAAGGTGAAGGCTGACCTTGTGGAAGGCATCTTTGGGGAGCTGCACCTGTACCTCTACGGTATGGTGCCCAAGCTGCAGGATGATGTAGAGTACGTGGAGACGAACGGCGCTAgggaggtgcagctggtCGCACTCGTGGAGCACTGCCTGACCGAGCTATACGACCTCATCGTGCTGAAGCACGCGCGCGACCTCGTCACATCGGCCATACCGCTTGCGAAGGAGTTGGCAGCGAAACGAATATGGGCGCGAACGCGTCCGTttgtgctgccgcagaaGCGCCCCAGCACTAGCCGGGCTCGAAGCAAGACTGCAGTGAACAACGGAGTGCCGCATGGGCCAGCCTTTCCATCTGCTGTTCCGGCGgtcgtgcgtgctgctgccgccgggcACACGGCGTCCTTTCAGCAATCGCGCACCGGAGCAGCGACCGCCAACGCGTCAGTATCTACTCTGGAGGATCTTTTCGACTTGTCACCGTCgcccgtgcagcagcagctgctgcacgatAAATCCGCAGGCGGAATAGCTAGGGCTGGGAATGGTGCCAACGGGTCGCGCGCGGGCAGGCGCACGGAGGTAGCCAcggtgggcagcagcggtacgcGTAGCAAGCAGCAGACGAAAGAGGAAGCTGAAGAAacagctgcagtggcgagCGGGCGACCGGGCGTGACGTCaacctccccttccttctccaccgCAGCATCCTTCACGCTGTCGGCTCAAATCGGTTTAGGTAACACCCGCGTCCTGCCGGCACTGCCGCGTCTCTTTACCACCCCGCACGTGTACCCCGAACACGTGCCCAacccgctgcgcctcctgccgCTCTCGGACATCCCAAGCATGACGTACTGTCACCATACACACTCTGACGTATTTTCAACTGTGAAGAAGAGTTACGAACGCCTTGGTCTACTTCATGAAGAGTCGAGCCGGATGCGGTATGTGGTGAGCCATACCCCACCAGAGTGGGCAGTGCTGGTGAGCACACTTGTGCCGCAGCTCGTGAGattgtcgccgccgctcgccGCACCTACCGGTGATACCAAAACTGCATTGACCGCCTCTGGCATGGACGATGCGCACGCGGCCGTGGCGCGTCGGCTTTTGGCTTCTATGGACGAGGGAAGCCTGTACTGCCGCGATGGCTTCTACGATctcgcagcgtcgccgtacgcacctgctgccgcctcgagACTCTACGCAACGCGGCTGCCGGTGAGCACTGCGTGGACGCTGCAGAATTCGGGCCTGCCTGGTCTCTCCGCCACACCGAACGAGACGAGAGAGGACGTCAACGGTGCTTCCTCGGGCGAAAGGGGGGGTCGCGTGTGTACCTTCGCCATGTCCCGCTACGTGCCACCCGATATTTGCGCGCCACCGGCTGGTGTGGTGACGGACCGTAACCTCTGCCGCGGCGTTTTTGCCTTCTTGGCTGTCGGTGTGGATGACGCCGTGGCAAAGGCTGAGCATCTGGCACGTACGGCCACGGCGTCGGTCCGTGCCGCTACCTCGGCGGGCTCCACCACCGGTGAGCGATCCTCTGGCGAGGACCCGGCGCAGCACTCCAGAGAAAACAACTCGCCTCAAGAGTCGCCAACTCAGTACGCGGAGCGGATGAAGGCAGCATTTGAGTACTGGAGGCGCCGACCACAGAAGTCCCTTCAGCGTGCCTCAGCCTGCTCCGATTACGTGGAACGACATCACTAGCTTCTTTGCCGGGCTTGTTGTCTCCGACTGAGTCAGAAGAACGAGGGGAGGACCttgcgagtgtgtgtgtgtcactgcgtgcatgtgcatgcgcgtgtctgtgggtgtatgtgtcgTCACAATTGGcgctgcgagagagagagaaaggggggggggcttttTTCGTGCTCGTCCCGCTGGGATCGTTTGATCATTGTCAGCTGTCGTTGGAGCTACCGCCTGCCCTTGCCCCTATAGTACCACCCACTGTCTTccaaccctcccccctccaccttaGATCTCTCGCTTTATTATGAGGCTGACGTGTTGGCTGCTTGTCTGGGAGGCAGTGTTGGTGATGTGCTGATCATGCAAAGCAGCATGGCTGTGATAGTCGTCGTATGTGTTTGCCTCGATTATGCTTGGTGCTACAGAAGGGGCTGggtgcgctcttcttcttcgtaGCGCTGCGCGGGTGTATCGGCGcgtatttttctttttctccgttTATCTGTGCACGCGCGAGCATAAgacaaagagaaacagacCTAAAAGGGCAACAATGTACGACCGACTCTTCGTTTCCTCatcatcccctccccctgtaCTCCCTTCATACTCTCTGCTGagctcccccttttccccctctcaaCCTCTCCCGTCCATCGTCTAGGCGGCGTAGGGGAaatgggaagagggaaacCTCACCGGTAGAACACCACCGctcaccctcctctctctttacctccgccttccctcccctttcctgcaACCCCTTCCGTCTCCACACCAGTGCCAACAGCGCTCATGCGCAGAGCTCATCAGAgcgcggcctcctcctccgacgaGCGTGGGCATAGTTTGCTGATCGATTCCCGACAAGGCACACAACAAACACATACGAGTGACACGCTCCAGAGCAGGCAAGCACGTCCATGCCACCTTCTCGAAGGGTGGGCCCAGCAACAGCGGAGCAGGTGGTCGATATTGACCCGCTTCTCATATACTTCACCTTCTCTCGCATCCGGCCTCGTTTCTCTTGCGGTCGCACAATCGGGAGTACACTGCAACAGTTTCGAGACGGCGAACTGCAACTGCGTGACCTCCCTCTATTGTCTGTGCTGACCGATGGCGCACACTACTATAGCCAAAACAACCGACGGCTGTACACGTACAAGCAGCTGAAGCGCGAAGGCTTGCTCGACACAGTGCCGGTGCGACTGCGTCCTCTGCCGCGAACGAAACGCATGTACAGCAAGTACTCACCTCAGACCTGTGCTCTAGCTGCAACGCTTATGCGCGACACAGCAAACAGGGACGGTATCAGGGATACGAGTGCGCAAGCGTCGGTCGTCAGCGACGCGTCCGATACCGAGGATGACCACGACAACCACGACGCTTGCATGCCGACGGGAGCGGTTGGGAAGCTTGGTGTGGGCGATGACGAGTTCCGCAGTGACAACCACTCAGCTCCCTCCTCAAGTGCGCCGTCACAGCCAGCAAGCTATGCCATGGAGTCAGGCCTTGATGGTAAGATGGTGAAGGGAAGAGACTCGAGCGAAGAACCAACAAGAAAGAGGCAAGAGCAACAGACGAACTCCAAGCGCGGCCGAAACGTATCACGACGTCAAGGATGCCACAAGGGTACTGTCGAAGCTCGATCACCGAGCACCAGTAGCAGCGacagctgcggc
This window contains:
- a CDS encoding RNA editing complex protein MP90, putative (TriTrypDB/GeneDB-style sysID: LpmP.20.5080); protein product: MWWRSATETVPCASNGKLERVKDPFQGIFLPMQGFTEVEMTRRSPIPPPDFPLDSLPIYEPHDSNGPPRTKIGFHLPMRTLPASLAVDFFFPGANPNDNLQAVNVSSNSSSGGAASTGTSADYDDDNSTGSELQEDTSRLTRAGHDKGGLPAANAGSAPGDTSTAFCRLCRENFDSDGALRAHITVADRARHVSHPVREVALETLTLLAVRGYPIDNVMTVWADILYNCPLFPRIRGMTDPRWSIEKRAAQIGTILRALKQVGVLDVALATAELTESAGALSSHYRRRRVAFDRLEYIGDNCWGTNISSRIMLLYPDQQWLYSERCSTFTLVRDACEMNVNLDFVFDTLELWHLLSATAHSRLGNGKVKADLVEGIFGELHLYLYGMVPKLQDDVEYVETNGAREVQLVALVEHCLTELYDLIVLKHARDLVTSAIPLAKELAAKRIWARTRPFVLPQKRPSTSRARSKTAVNNGVPHGPAFPSAVPAVVRAAAAGHTASFQQSRTGAATANASVSTLEDLFDLSPSPVQQQLLHDKSAGGIARAGNGANGSRAGRRTEVATVGSSGTRSKQQTKEEAEETAAVASGRPGVTSTSPSFSTAASFTLSAQIGLGNTRVLPALPRLFTTPHVYPEHVPNPLRLLPLSDIPSMTYCHHTHSDVFSTVKKSYERLGLLHEESSRMRYVVSHTPPEWAVLVSTLVPQLVRLSPPLAAPTGDTKTALTASGMDDAHAAVARRLLASMDEGSLYCRDGFYDLAASPYAPAAASRLYATRLPVSTAWTLQNSGLPGLSATPNETREDVNGASSGERGGRVCTFAMSRYVPPDICAPPAGVVTDRNLCRGVFAFLAVGVDDAVAKAEHLARTATASVRAATSAGSTTGERSSGEDPAQHSRENNSPQESPTQYAERMKAAFEYWRRRPQKSLQRASACSDYVERHH
- a CDS encoding hypothetical protein (TriTrypDB/GeneDB-style sysID: LpmP.20.5090), whose amino-acid sequence is MPPSRRVGPATAEQVVDIDPLLIYFTFSRIRPRFSCGRTIGSTLQQFRDGELQLRDLPLLSVLTDGAHYYSQNNRRLYTYKQLKREGLLDTVPVRLRPLPRTKRMYSKYSPQTCALAATLMRDTANRDGIRDTSAQASVVSDASDTEDDHDNHDACMPTGAVGKLGVGDDEFRSDNHSAPSSSAPSQPASYAMESGLDGKMVKGRDSSEEPTRKRQEQQTNSKRGRNVSRRQGCHKGTVEARSPSTSSSDSCGNGSTSALEAELRNLGLCT